The following coding sequences lie in one Lolium perenne isolate Kyuss_39 chromosome 2, Kyuss_2.0, whole genome shotgun sequence genomic window:
- the LOC139835570 gene encoding putative non-specific lipid-transfer protein 14 translates to MAATGWLLVLVGALAAALSCCAVSGMPTPSSASASASSSLDCGTVTSLLAGCAAFVRRGPRAAPLPGPGTPCCDGVTNMYAVAADSADNWRSVCRCMAGLVRQYWSNATAIAVLPGLCGVSPVSTAHAVTYCTSIP, encoded by the exons atggcggccacggggtGGCTTCTAGTGTTGGTCGGAGCCCTCGCCGCCGCCCTGTCATGCTGCGCCGTGTCCGGCATGCCCACACCGtcgtcggcatcggcatcggcatcgtcgtCGCTGGACTGCGGCACCGTGACGTCACTGCTTGCCGGCTGCGCGGCGTTCGTCAGGCGCGGCCCTCGCGCGGCGCCCCTGCCGGGGCCCGGCACGCCGTGCTGCGATGGGGTGACGAACATGTACGCCGTCGCGGCGGACTCAGCGGACAACTGGCGGTCCGTGTGCCGCTGCATGGCCGGGCTCGTCCGGCAGTACTGGTCCAACGCGACCGCCATCGCGGTGCTGCCGGGCCTCTGCGGCGTCTCGCCCGTGTCCACCGCTCACGCCGTCACCTACTGCACAAG CATCCCTTGA